One part of the Blastocatellia bacterium genome encodes these proteins:
- a CDS encoding tetratricopeptide repeat protein, with amino-acid sequence MTLQTTLFRSCALALALVGLAAAAEAQSDNAPRRSATVDSTGIGSISGHVTLPSGHSINNRVRITLTTLNDPGLAGFTDNNGSFTFSNLRAGNYSIEVVGDAKLYEPTTEQVFLPRGASITVTIALREKSSAAEKNLTGNVVSTAESDEKVPEAARKQYEQATRLASDGKLAESVEAFKRALAIFPNYLRAHNDLGAQYLKLKQLDAAVAEFEAALDINPKVFNPRLNLGIAHLEQNNLSEALGQFTQAISLDSSSAAAHLYLGVTLEKTDELERAERELRSALSLGGQPFAVAHFHLAQVQMKKGDKEQTVNELTLFLKESPDNELAGRARRILDELKQQ; translated from the coding sequence ATGACATTACAAACAACGCTGTTTCGCAGTTGCGCCCTGGCTTTGGCCCTTGTCGGGCTGGCCGCCGCCGCCGAGGCGCAATCGGACAATGCGCCGAGGCGCTCGGCGACCGTAGACAGCACGGGGATCGGAAGCATCTCCGGCCATGTGACGCTGCCCTCGGGCCATTCGATCAACAACCGCGTGCGGATTACGCTGACGACGCTGAACGATCCCGGCCTGGCGGGCTTCACAGACAATAACGGCAGCTTCACCTTCAGCAACCTGCGGGCGGGCAATTACAGCATTGAAGTCGTCGGTGACGCCAAGCTCTACGAGCCGACGACCGAGCAGGTCTTCCTGCCGCGCGGCGCGAGCATTACCGTGACCATCGCGCTACGCGAAAAAAGCAGCGCGGCAGAGAAGAACCTCACCGGCAACGTGGTTTCGACGGCAGAGTCGGACGAAAAAGTGCCGGAGGCTGCGAGGAAGCAATACGAGCAGGCGACTCGCCTGGCCAGCGATGGCAAGCTCGCCGAGTCGGTCGAAGCGTTCAAGCGGGCGCTGGCCATCTTTCCAAATTATCTGCGAGCGCACAACGACCTGGGAGCGCAATACCTCAAGCTCAAGCAACTGGACGCGGCGGTCGCCGAGTTCGAGGCGGCGCTCGACATCAATCCGAAGGTGTTCAACCCCAGGCTCAATTTAGGCATCGCCCACCTTGAGCAGAATAATCTCTCGGAAGCGCTGGGGCAGTTCACCCAGGCGATTTCGCTCGACAGCTCTTCAGCCGCCGCGCATCTTTATCTCGGCGTCACGCTGGAAAAGACCGACGAGCTGGAGCGCGCCGAACGCGAGCTGCGCTCGGCGCTGTCGCTCGGCGGCCAGCCTTTCGCGGTGGCGCATTTCCATCTCGCACAGGTGCAGATGAAGAAGGGCGACAAGGAACAGACGGTCAACGAGCTGACGCTCTTTCTGAAAGAGTCGCCTGATAACGAGCTGGCCGGGCGCGCGCGCCGCATACTGGATGAGCTGAAACAGCAATAA